From one Lentimicrobium sp. L6 genomic stretch:
- a CDS encoding SufE family protein has translation MTIKERGIEIIEEFAMFDDWMDKYNYLIELGRDLEIIEDSHRDPQHLISGCQSRVWLSADYKDGLIYFKADSDAVITKGIVNLLIRAMSGQSPEEIINDPLDFLAEIGLKEHLSPTRANGLTSMVKQMKLYAFAFKAKHES, from the coding sequence ATGACTATTAAAGAAAGAGGAATAGAGATTATTGAGGAGTTTGCCATGTTCGACGACTGGATGGATAAATATAATTATCTAATAGAACTGGGTCGTGATTTGGAAATCATTGAGGATTCGCATCGCGATCCACAGCATTTGATTTCTGGTTGCCAAAGCAGAGTATGGCTTTCTGCCGATTATAAAGATGGTTTGATCTATTTTAAAGCCGATAGTGACGCTGTGATTACCAAAGGTATTGTAAATTTATTAATTAGAGCCATGTCGGGTCAAAGTCCAGAAGAAATCATTAACGATCCTCTAGACTTCCTAGCAGAGATAGGATTAAAAGAACACCTCTCTCCTACTAGAGCAAATGGATTAACCAGTATGGTGAAACAGATGAAGCTTTATGCTTTCGCCTTTAAAGCTAAACACGAATCATAA
- a CDS encoding cysteine desulfurase, producing MDINSIRSQFPILSREVHKKPLVYLDNGATTQKPQMVIDAISNYYETINSNVHRGVHHLSQLATDAFEKSRITVQEFIGANSIKEVIITKGTTESINLLAYSFGDAFIHEGDEIIVSELEHHANIVPWQLLCQRKKAVLKVIPVNEKGDLEMDVFESLLSEKTKLVSVAHVSNALGTINPIATIIEKAHQAGAKVHIDGAQAVAHTPLNLKELDVDFYSFSAHKMYGPMGIGIFFGKEELLDQMPPWQSGGEMIDKVTFEKTTFNELPYKFEPGTPNVDGMIGLESSIHFLQTLGIENIKKAEDELLAYGTEKLSAIKGLKIIGTADKKASVISFLLDNIHPFDAGTIIDHMGVAVRTGNHCAQPIMDKIGIPGTIRASISIYNTKEDINRLVEAIEKTQEMFA from the coding sequence ATGGATATAAATAGTATTCGTTCACAATTTCCGATTCTAAGCCGTGAGGTTCATAAAAAGCCTTTGGTTTATTTAGATAATGGAGCCACCACACAAAAGCCGCAGATGGTTATTGATGCCATTTCAAATTATTATGAAACCATCAATAGTAATGTGCATCGTGGAGTTCATCATTTATCGCAATTGGCAACGGATGCTTTTGAAAAATCAAGGATTACCGTACAGGAATTTATTGGAGCCAATAGCATAAAAGAAGTCATTATTACCAAAGGAACTACCGAAAGCATTAATCTTTTGGCTTATTCTTTTGGGGATGCTTTTATTCATGAAGGCGACGAAATTATTGTTAGTGAGTTAGAGCATCATGCAAATATTGTCCCTTGGCAGCTTTTGTGCCAAAGAAAAAAGGCCGTATTAAAAGTAATACCTGTTAACGAGAAAGGGGACTTGGAGATGGATGTTTTTGAAAGCCTCCTCTCTGAGAAAACCAAATTGGTTTCGGTGGCTCATGTTTCAAATGCATTAGGTACGATTAATCCAATAGCAACTATTATTGAGAAAGCCCATCAAGCAGGTGCTAAAGTTCATATTGATGGGGCGCAAGCAGTGGCCCACACTCCTCTTAATCTTAAAGAATTGGATGTGGACTTTTATAGTTTCTCAGCTCATAAGATGTACGGCCCCATGGGAATCGGCATCTTTTTTGGGAAGGAGGAGCTTCTCGATCAAATGCCACCCTGGCAAAGTGGTGGAGAGATGATTGACAAGGTCACTTTTGAAAAAACTACCTTCAACGAATTGCCATATAAATTTGAACCCGGTACTCCCAATGTAGATGGAATGATAGGCTTAGAATCCTCCATCCATTTTTTGCAAACTTTGGGCATTGAGAATATTAAAAAGGCAGAGGATGAATTATTGGCTTATGGTACTGAGAAATTATCCGCTATAAAGGGTTTAAAGATAATTGGAACTGCAGATAAAAAAGCTTCTGTGATTTCATTTCTTTTGGATAATATACATCCTTTTGATGCTGGAACCATTATCGACCATATGGGTGTAGCTGTTAGAACTGGAAACCATTGTGCCCAACCTATTATGGACAAAATTGGAATTCCTGGAACCATTCGAGCATCTATCTCTATTTATAATACTAAAGAAGACATCAATCGCCTGGTGGAGGCTATTGAAAAAACACAAGAAATGTTTGCATAA
- the sufD gene encoding Fe-S cluster assembly protein SufD — protein sequence MRQQKKPVILDKLDTWLAEANQTFSPEMQKVRQEALESFKEIGFPHHKMEKWRDTNLTEALSFDYALWTKEFNTSIKEEEIFKCDVHELDAFTVNLYRGRYVYKDEPIFEMSNGAIVGSIAAAFEKYPELVAKHFGKYHKEGEVKAFDLLNTALFLDGLFVYVPKNVKIEQAIQLINAVGREENAFVQNRNLIILEDGAELTLIHCDDSYDYKRSFTNTVSEYYVGENARLDHYKIQNLNDNSYIVNSDYFHQERYAFVSTNKMMLNGGIIRNEVYNKLNGEGCESNILGLYLSDKSQHVDNQVFVDHAFPNCVSTELFKGIVDDYAHAVFNGHILVRPDAQQTNAYQNNNNIILSDKAKINSKPFLEIYADDVKCSHGSTMGQLDETSLFYIRQRGIGIDNARLLLMYAFAAEVINAIKIETLLNRIDDMVKKRLRGELSICDQCVLQCSSPEYSFEIDLDKIN from the coding sequence AAATGGAGAAATGGAGAGATACTAATTTAACCGAAGCCTTAAGCTTTGATTATGCTCTATGGACCAAAGAATTCAATACTTCTATTAAAGAAGAAGAAATATTTAAATGTGATGTTCACGAACTCGATGCTTTCACTGTAAATTTGTATAGAGGAAGATATGTTTATAAGGACGAGCCCATTTTTGAGATGTCCAATGGTGCCATTGTTGGTTCCATTGCTGCAGCTTTTGAGAAATATCCAGAATTGGTAGCTAAGCATTTCGGGAAATATCATAAAGAAGGCGAAGTGAAAGCTTTCGACCTATTAAACACTGCCCTTTTCTTGGATGGATTGTTTGTTTATGTTCCTAAGAATGTAAAAATAGAACAAGCCATACAATTGATTAATGCAGTAGGTAGAGAGGAAAATGCTTTTGTTCAAAATAGAAATTTAATCATTTTGGAGGATGGTGCTGAATTAACACTAATCCACTGTGACGATTCTTATGACTATAAAAGAAGCTTTACGAATACAGTAAGTGAGTATTATGTAGGTGAGAATGCTCGTTTAGACCATTATAAAATTCAAAACCTGAACGATAATTCTTATATCGTGAACTCCGATTATTTTCATCAAGAAAGATACGCTTTTGTTTCTACCAATAAGATGATGCTGAATGGTGGAATCATCAGAAATGAAGTTTATAATAAGTTGAATGGTGAAGGATGCGAATCAAATATATTAGGTTTATATTTATCTGATAAAAGTCAGCATGTGGACAATCAAGTATTTGTAGACCATGCCTTTCCAAATTGTGTAAGTACAGAATTATTCAAAGGAATAGTAGATGATTATGCACATGCGGTATTTAACGGTCACATACTCGTTAGACCCGATGCACAGCAAACCAATGCTTACCAGAATAATAACAACATTATCCTTTCTGATAAGGCTAAGATCAACTCGAAACCCTTCCTCGAAATTTATGCTGATGATGTGAAATGCAGTCATGGTTCCACTATGGGACAGCTTGACGAAACTTCATTATTCTATATCAGACAAAGAGGTATTGGAATTGATAATGCCAGACTTTTATTGATGTATGCTTTTGCTGCTGAAGTCATCAATGCAATTAAAATTGAAACCTTACTCAATCGTATTGACGATATGGTAAAAAAACGCCTCAGAGGCGAATTATCCATTTGCGATCAATGTGTACTACAATGTAGTAGTCCAGAATATAGTTTCGAAATAGACTTGGATAAAATCAACTAA
- a CDS encoding SUF system Fe-S cluster assembly protein, whose product MATPEITDKMKVEKNVISALKEIFDPEIPVNVFDLGLIYEVDVQEDMHVNIVMTLTAPNCPVAESLPNEIKEKVAATEGVKDASIELTFEPPWDKDLMSDEAKLDLGFL is encoded by the coding sequence ATGGCAACACCAGAAATCACAGATAAAATGAAAGTGGAAAAGAATGTCATTTCCGCCTTAAAAGAGATTTTCGATCCGGAAATCCCTGTTAATGTATTTGACTTGGGATTAATCTACGAGGTAGATGTACAAGAAGACATGCACGTAAACATTGTAATGACGCTAACGGCACCCAATTGCCCAGTAGCTGAATCGCTACCAAACGAGATTAAAGAGAAGGTAGCAGCCACCGAAGGCGTTAAAGACGCTTCCATAGAACTCACCTTTGAACCACCATGGGATAAAGACCTAATGAGTGATGAAGCCAAATTAGATTTGGGTTTCTTGTAA